The following are encoded in a window of Primulina eburnea isolate SZY01 chromosome 4, ASM2296580v1, whole genome shotgun sequence genomic DNA:
- the LOC140829105 gene encoding floral homeotic protein AGAMOUS-like isoform X2 → MEFHNDQARDLSPAQRKIARGKIEIKRIENTTNRQVTFCKRRNGLLKKAYELSVLCDAEVALIVFSNRGRLYEYANNSVKTTIDRYKKASSDSSNNGSVAEANTQYYQQEASKLRAQISNLQNHNRNMIGESLGGLTLRELKNLETKVERGISRIRSKKNELLFAEIEYMQKREIDLHHNNQYLRAKIAETERAQQQHMNLMPASASDYELVPPQPYDARNYLQVNELHQNDDHYPRQDPPSLQLV, encoded by the exons ATGGAATTCCACAATGACCAAGCAAGGGATTTGTCTCCAGCTCAGAGGAAGATCGCGAGGGGGAAGATCGAGATCAAGCGGATCGAAAACACAACAAATCGGCAGGTGACCTTCTGTAAACGCCGCAACGGTCTTCTGAAGAAGGCCTACGAATTGTCAGTGCTTTGTGATGCTGAGGTTGCTCTAATTGTCTTCTCCAACCGAGGCCGACTCTACGAGTATGCAAACAACAG CGTGAAAACGACCATCGATAGGTACAAGAAAGCATCCTCGGATTCGTCGAACAACGGGTCCGTTGCTGAAGCCAACACTCAGTATTACCAGCAAGAAGCATCAAAACTGCGTGCACAGATCAGTAATTTGCAGAACCATAACAG GAACATGATTGGTGAGTCTTTAGGAGGTTTAACCCTGAGGGAGCTCAAGAATCTGGAGACTAAAGTCGAAAGAGGCATTAGCAGAATTCGATCCAAAAAG AATGAGCTGCTTTTCGCTGAAATCGAATACATGCAGAAAAGG GAGATCGACTTACATCACAATAACCAGTACCTTCGAGCAAAG ATAGCTGAAACTGAGAGAGCCCAACAACAGCACATGAATTTGATGCCTGCTAGTGCTTCCGATTATGAACTCGTTCCGCCCCAGCCGTATGATGCTCGAAACTACCTTCAAGTCAATGAATTGCATCAGAATGATGATCATTACCCTCGTCAAGACCCGCCATCTCTGCAGTTAGT CTGA
- the LOC140829105 gene encoding floral homeotic protein AGAMOUS-like isoform X1, with protein MEFHNDQARDLSPAQRKIARGKIEIKRIENTTNRQVTFCKRRNGLLKKAYELSVLCDAEVALIVFSNRGRLYEYANNSVKTTIDRYKKASSDSSNNGSVAEANTQYYQQEASKLRAQISNLQNHNRNMIGESLGGLTLRELKNLETKVERGISRIRSKKNELLFAEIEYMQKRQEIDLHHNNQYLRAKIAETERAQQQHMNLMPASASDYELVPPQPYDARNYLQVNELHQNDDHYPRQDPPSLQLV; from the exons ATGGAATTCCACAATGACCAAGCAAGGGATTTGTCTCCAGCTCAGAGGAAGATCGCGAGGGGGAAGATCGAGATCAAGCGGATCGAAAACACAACAAATCGGCAGGTGACCTTCTGTAAACGCCGCAACGGTCTTCTGAAGAAGGCCTACGAATTGTCAGTGCTTTGTGATGCTGAGGTTGCTCTAATTGTCTTCTCCAACCGAGGCCGACTCTACGAGTATGCAAACAACAG CGTGAAAACGACCATCGATAGGTACAAGAAAGCATCCTCGGATTCGTCGAACAACGGGTCCGTTGCTGAAGCCAACACTCAGTATTACCAGCAAGAAGCATCAAAACTGCGTGCACAGATCAGTAATTTGCAGAACCATAACAG GAACATGATTGGTGAGTCTTTAGGAGGTTTAACCCTGAGGGAGCTCAAGAATCTGGAGACTAAAGTCGAAAGAGGCATTAGCAGAATTCGATCCAAAAAG AATGAGCTGCTTTTCGCTGAAATCGAATACATGCAGAAAAGG CAGGAGATCGACTTACATCACAATAACCAGTACCTTCGAGCAAAG ATAGCTGAAACTGAGAGAGCCCAACAACAGCACATGAATTTGATGCCTGCTAGTGCTTCCGATTATGAACTCGTTCCGCCCCAGCCGTATGATGCTCGAAACTACCTTCAAGTCAATGAATTGCATCAGAATGATGATCATTACCCTCGTCAAGACCCGCCATCTCTGCAGTTAGT CTGA
- the LOC140829919 gene encoding GDSL esterase/lipase At5g45670-like has translation MGGGFRRWMAVVVAAVAAALMVAAQPQVPCYFIFGDSLVDNGNNNYIQSLARANYFPYGIDFPGGPTGRFCNGKTTVDVIAELLGFEDYIPPYATAGGQDVVRGVNYASAAAGIRQETGRQLGARIDFTGQVNNYKNTVAQIVDILGNEDEASKYLSKCIYSIGVGSNDYLNNYFMPLYYTTARQYSPEQYADTLIQQYSDQIKTLYEFGARKFALIGVGQIGCSPNALAQSSPDGSTCVSKINEADQIFNNRLRFLVDTFNTNLLDARFIFIDAYGIFQDLIDNPSTFGFRVANAGCCGVGRNNGQMTCLPMQTPCLNRNEYLFWDAFHPSEAANIIIGRRSYNAEKESDAYPHDINRLAQAQL, from the exons ATGGGTGGTGGGTTTAGAAGATGGATGGCGGTGGTTGTGGCGGCGGTGGCGGCAGCGTTGATGGTGGCGGCACAACCTCAAGTGCCATGTTACTTCATTTTTGGTGATTCACTGGTGGATAATGGAAATAACAACTATATCCAATCCTTGGCCAGAGCTAATTACTTTCCGTATGGGATTGATTTCCCCGGTGGCCCGACAGGAAGGTTCTGCAACGGTAAAACAACCGTTGATGTAATCG CGGAGCTATTGGGCTTTGAAGATTACATACCCCCTTACGCCACCGCTGGAGGCCAAGACGTGGTAAGAGGAGTGAACTACGCTTCTGCCGCCGCCGGAATTAGACAAGAAACTGGCCGACAATTG GGTGCAAGAATCGATTTCACGGGACAAGTAAATAACTACAAGAACACAGTTGCCCAAATAGTCGATATATTGGGTAACGAAGACGAAGCATCCAAGTACTTGAGCAAATGCATCTATTCCATCGGAGTGGGCAGCAATGACTATCTCAACAACTATTTCATGCCTCTTTACTACACCACCGCTCGGCAGTACTCGCCGGAACAATACGCCGATACTCTCATCCAACAATATTCCGACCAAATAAag ACTTTGTACGAATTTGGTGCGAGGAAGTTTGCTTTAATTGGAGTGGGCCAAATCGGGTGCAGCCCAAACGCACTAGCCCAAAGTAGCCCAGATGGTTCCACATGTGTAAGCAAAATTAACGAGGCTGATCAGATATTTAACAACAGATTGAGATTCTTGGTTGATACTTTCAACACTAATTTGCTGGATGCACGATTTATTTTCATTGATGCGTATGGCATCTTCCAGGATTTAATCGACAACCCCTCAACTTTCG GGTTTAGGGTGGCAAATGCAGGATGCTGTGGAGTGGGGAGAAACAATGGCCAAATGACATGTCTCCCAATGCAAACTCCATGCCTGAATAGGAACGAATATCTGTTTTGGGATGCTTTCCATCCTTCGGAAGCTGCAAATATTATAATCGGAAGGAGATCATACAATGCTGAAAAGGAATCCGATGCATATCCTCATGATATTAATCGTTTAGCTCAGGCTCAACTCTAA
- the LOC140829107 gene encoding transcription factor GTE12-like: protein MTAVDNSLKSRLKFKITSKGIRNESDLKPCQNIIKFVVTSGHKNEQRITVVKDKRSDVDNSVRPCMPVDCNKRRPETCLHVQRGKRQKMDHSMKQHCSNVLKTLMMHRVGSHFNKPVDPVELNIPDYLSIITKPMDLGTIKRKLEGESNYGAEDFAADVRLTFSNAMSYNPPGNCYHQFAKALDGVFHKRWKVIEAKLKGNSWDVENIFVHERNGQDSVRTEKENPLDTHKIGLNKVSSPVNVAARRLMSLEEKQKLRLEFLELSSREMTGNLTAVFQKFGLTLNEGRIASFFDAAEDETLWKLKKAVKCFLGTRADKVKPAKTEKSGHLLLNKAAVKAKCSACGTLSCHCRRLKIASALSTSNERAMERSSELDSCGDKPDGEVRYPMESQSSKISPDFDGSSPPNISTPVTADVSGEGWSSLNFQMSPKKALRAAMLKSRFADTIFRATHQILLDHGEKSDPTKMLQEKEKMERQQREEKTRIEAEIKAVEEASRLRREREREAARMALQKMEKTVEINENQEVLNFLEMLSRDSPSDCLDGEGSDVSLGISWHSGNFLERLGLYIKDDYWEEEEILGGEEGEILS, encoded by the exons ATGACAGCTGTGGATAACTCGTTGAAGAGCAGATTGAAGTTTAAAATAACTTCCAAAGGAATACGGAATGAATCAGATTTGAAACCATGCCAAAACATCATAAAGTTTGTAGTAACAAGTGGACACAAAAATGAACAGAGAATTACAGTAGTGAAAGATAAGCGTTCGGACGTAGATAATTCAGTGAGACCATGTATGCCGGTAGACTGCAACAAGCGAAGGCCTGAAACATGTCTTCATGTTCAGAGGGGGAAAAGGCAGAAGATGGACCATAGTATGAAGCAGCATTGTAGTaatgttttgaaaacattgaTGATGCATCGAGTTGGAAGTCATTTTAACAAACCGGTTGATCCAGTGGAGCTAAATATACCTGATTATTTATCAATAATCACCAAGCCTATGGATTTGGGAACAATAAAGCGCAAACTAGAGGGTGAATCAAACTATGGAGCAGAGGACTTTGCTGCTGATGTTAGGTTGACCTTTTCCAATGCAATGTCGTATAATCCTCCTGGGAACTGTTACCATCAATTTGCAAAAGCATTAGATGGAGTTTTTCACAAGAGGTGGAAAGTAATAGAAGCTAAATTAAAGGGTAACAGCTGGGACGTTGAAAACATTTTTGTTCATGAAAGAAATGGCCAAGATTCTGTGCGGACAGAAAAAGAGAATCCACTAGACACACACAAAATTGGACTTAACAAAGTTTCTTCACCTGTTAACGTTGCGGCTAGAAGGCTTATGTCATTGGAGGAAAAACAAAAGCTTAGATTAGAGTTTCTGGAGTTATCAAGCAGAGAGATGACGGGAAATTTGACAGCCGTGTTCCAAAAGTTTGGTTTGACTCTAAATGAAGGAAGGATTGCTTCCTTTTTTGATGCAGCTGAGGATGAAACTTTATGGAAGTTGAAAAAAGCAGTAAAATGTTTTCTGGGTACTAGAGCTGATAAG GTCAAACCTGCCAAAACGGAAAAAAGTGGGCACCTATTACTGAATAAAGCTGCCGTGAAAG CCAAATGTTCTGCATGTGGTACCTTGTCATGCCATTGCAGGCGGCTTAAAATAGCTTCAGCTCTGTCAACTTCTAATG AGAGAGCGATGGAAAGATCGTCAGAACTTGATAGTTGTGGTGATAAACCT GATGGTGAGGTGAGATATCCCATGGAATCTCAATCGAGCAAAATAAGTCCAGATTTTGATG GAAGCAGCCCTCCCAACATCTCAACCCCTGTTACAGCTGATGTTTCTGGTGAAG GATGGTCGTCACTCAATTTCCAAATGTCTCCAAAGAAGGCTTTGCGAGCTGCTATGCTTAAAAGTCGCTTTGCCGATACTATCTTCCGGGCTACGCATCAGATTCTACTGGATCAT GGTGAGAAGTCAGACCCTACAAAGATGCTGCAAGAAAAAGAGAAAATGGAAAGACAACAACGTGAAG AGAAGACCAGAATTGAAGCAGAAATCAAAGCGGTTGAAGAAGCATCAAGATTGAGACGGGAGAGAGAAAGAGAAGCTGCCAGGATGGCATTGCAAAAG ATGGAAAAAACGGTTGAAATCAATGAAAATCAAGAGGTTTTGAACTTCCTAGAGATGTTAAGCCGTGACTCCCCATCTGATTGTCTCGATGGAGAGGGGTCCGACGTATCATTGGGAATAAGTTGGCACTCTGGAAACTTTCTGGAGCGTCTTGGCTTGTACATAAAGGATGATTAttgggaagaagaagaaattttgGGCGGGGAAGAAGGGGAGATTCTCTCTTAG
- the LOC140829920 gene encoding codeine O-demethylase-like → MGFSIQEMVKNPVSEIPTRYLVDQEPWVPSSQDGEHSAGSVIPVIDMSSLLSVETKSSELQRFHSICKEWGIFQLVNHGVDCSLVEKLKHEIQEFYKLPLEERLRYKIRDGDFEGYGNTIILSEGQKVDWADRLYIISNPIHRRKSHLFPQLPSTLRETIESYISELQKLSMAVFRLVAEALKIEFAEVENMFEDGMQAMRMTYYPPCPEPNKVIGLTPHSDASGLTILLQVNGVEGFQVNKDGVWLPVRFLPNAFVVNLGDVAEILSNGLYKSIEHRAVVNSEKERISFAMFFNPKFEAQVGPSPSLVQDDQPPLYRRMIMEQYVKDFFSQRLNGKTFLQYMKARRN, encoded by the exons ATGGGTTTCAGCATTCAAGAAATGGTCAAGAACCCCGTTTCGGAGATCCCGACGCGTTACCTCGTCGACCAAGAGCCTTGGGTTCCATCTTCGCAGGACGGGGAGCATTCTGCCGGCTCGGTAATCCCTGTAATCGACATGAGCAGCCTGCTTTCTGTAGAAACCAAGAGTTCCGAACTCCAGAGGTTTCACTCGATCTgcaaagaatggggaatcttcCAG TTGGTGAACCATGGAGTGGACTGTTCATTGGTGGAGAAGCTAAAGCATGAGATTCAAGAGTTTTACAAGCTTCCATTGGAGGAAAGGTTGAGATATAAGATAAGAGATGGGGATTTTGAGGGATACGGCAATACTATCATTCTATCTGAGGGACAAAAGGTTGATTGGGCAGACAGATTATACATCATCAGCAACCCTATTCACAGAAGGAAATCTCATCTCTTTCCTCAGCTTCCTTCAACCCTCag GGAGACCATAGAGAGTTACATATCAGAGCTACAAAAACTTTCCATGGCCGTCTTTAGATTGGTTGCAGAAGCCCTGAAAATAGAGTTCGCAGAAGTGGAGAACATGTTTGAAGATGGCATGCAAGCAATGCGGATGACTTACTATCCGCCATGTCCAGAGCCGAACAAGGTCATCGGGCTGACGCCTCACTCGGACGCCAGCGGACTCACCATTCTCCTTCAAGTCAATGGCGTGGAGGGATTCCAAGTTAATAAAGATGGGGTTTGGTTGCCTGTCCGGTTCCTTCCAAATGCCTTTGTTGTTAATTTAGGAGACGTAGCCGAG ATATTAAGCAATGGCTTGTACAAGAGCATCGAGCACAGGGCAGTAGTGAACTCGGAAAAAGAGAGGATCTCGTTTGCCATGTTCTTCAACCCAAAATTCGAAGCACAAGTAGGGCCATCGCCTTCCCTCGTACAAGATGATCAGCCCCCATTGTATAGGCGTATGATCATGGAGCAATACGTTAAAGATTTCTTTTCACAGAGGCTCAATGGAAAAACATTCCTCCAATACATGAAAGCACGAAGGAATTAG
- the LOC140829109 gene encoding pentatricopeptide repeat-containing protein At5g46460, mitochondrial, with protein sequence MMSKFQAIYSKFQLLQKSCTTLACSSKSFTRVVEYSEFSTLDYGAYISIVPDHLENKRVDEARNLFDGIPSPNVRLATKMISSYVENYRLDEALEMFDKMPIKDVVTWNNMIKGCVDCGNTEMGLKLFDEMPERNVISWTTVMNAMWKCGNVEEAEKLFCKMPAKDIAAWNGMIHGYFENSRVEEAMRLFGVMPSRNVISWTTVISGFDRLGRSDEALLLLKKMMRFGVQPTSSTLTSGQTACAKMGYLQLGSQIHGLLLKLGYAFDAYVTAALITLYANCKQIEDFVKAFNEKLHLNVVVWTSFLTGFGVNGKHEDALRVFCGMIRLGVSPNQTSFTSALNSSCEVESVDWGKIIHGATIKVGLEKDSYVGNSLVVLYTKCGNISDGIFTFKEISDKNIVSWNAIIVGSAQHGCGNWAIAFFSQMAKTGTEPDEITFTGLLNACSHSGMLQKGRHFFACLSQYSAIKPKLEHYACMVDILCRNGKLDDAEDLAKKMPMEPNLSIWLALLSGCRAQCNLEMAERVAKKVFEVDPSCSSAYVLLSNMYALAGRWTDAARTRMKMKNVKQLGCSWVTQ encoded by the coding sequence ATGATGTCGAAGTTTCAAGCTATTTACAGCAAGTTCCAGCTTTTACAAAAGTCTTGCACCACTCTCGCGTGCTCGTCAAAATCTTTCACTAGAGTGGTGGAATATTCGGAGTTCAGTACTCTAGACTATGGTGCTTATATCTCAATCGTTCCTGATCATTTGGAGAATAAAAGAGTGGATGAAGCTCGAAACTTATTCGATGGCATCCCATCACCCAATGTGCGTTTAGCTACAAAGATGATATCTTCGTACGTAGAAAATTATAGATTGGATGAAGCGTTGGagatgtttgataaaatgcccaTTAAAGATGTTGTCACGTGGAATAATATGATCAAAGGTTGTGTCGATTGTGGAAATACGGAGATGGGTTTGAAGCTTTTTGATGAAATGCCCGAAAGAAATGTGATTTCTTGGACTACGGTGATGAATGCAATGTGGAAGTGTGGGAACGTCGAAGAGGCCGAAAAGTTGTTCTGCAAGATGCCAGCTAAGGATATAGCAGCATGGAATGGGATGATTCATGGATATTTCGAGAATAGTAGAGTGGAGGAGGCAATGAGGTTATTTGGGGTGATGCCTAGTAGAAATGTTATTTCTTGGACAACTGTGATTTCTGGGTTCGATCGGCTGGGGAGAAGTGATGAAGCTTTGTTGCTTTTAAAGAAAATGATGAGATTCGGGGTGCAACCTACATCAAGCACTCTTACTAGTGGCCAAACAGCTTGTGCTAAAATGGGTTATTTGCAGTTAGGTAGTCAAATTCACGGGCTTCTTCTGAAGCTTGGCTATGCTTTTGATGCCTATGTTACTGCTGCGCTGATAACTCTTTATGCGAATTGCAAACAAATAGAGGATTTTGTTAAGGCTTTTAATGAGAAGTTGCATCTCAATGTTGTAGTATGGACATCTTTTTTGACCGGATTTGGAGTAAATGGTAAGCATGAAGATGCATTAAGAGTTTTTTGTGGGATGATCAGGTTAGGAGTCTCTCCAAATCAAACTTCATTCACCAGTGCCTTGAATTCAAGCTGTGAAGTCGAATCTGTTGATTGGGGCAAAATAATTCATGGTGCGACCATCAAGGTAGGACTGGAAAAGGATAGCTATGTGGGTAATTCTCTTGTTGTGCTATACACAAAGTGTGGAAATATAAGTGATGGGATATTCACATTCAAGGAAATTTCAGACAAGAACATAGTTTCATGGAATGCAATTATTGTTGGGAGTGCACAACATGGTTGTGGCAACTGGGCAATAGCATTCTTTTCGCAAATGGCAAAAACAGGAACGGAACCAGATGAGATCACATTCACTGGGCTGCTTAATGCATGTAGCCATTCAGGCATGTTGCAGAAGGGAAGACACTTCTTTGCCTGTCTATCCCAATATTCAGCAATCAAGCCAAAGCTTGAGCACTATGCTTGCATGGTTGATATCCTGTGTCGAAATGGGAAATTAGATGATGCGGAAGATTTAGCCAAAAAGATGCCTATGGAACCGAATTTGTCTATATGGCTGGCTTTGCTTAGTGGATGCAGAGCCCAGTGTAACTTGGAAATGGCGGAACGAGTTGCTAAAAAGGTTTTTGAGGTAGATCCAAGTTGTAGTTCGGCTTATGTGTTGCTGTCTAACATGTATGCTCTTGCTGGTAGATGGACTGATGCTGCTAGAACGAgaatgaaaatgaaaaatgtaaaacAACTGGGATGCAGTTGGGTTACCCAATAA